The following coding sequences lie in one Vicia villosa cultivar HV-30 ecotype Madison, WI unplaced genomic scaffold, Vvil1.0 ctg.000858F_1_1, whole genome shotgun sequence genomic window:
- the LOC131631723 gene encoding SKP1-like protein 14, whose amino-acid sequence MAEEISSELNSLSISETAPSSSATISLVSADDIVFKVQPSIAKEMETVQSFIDEADGQITTIPLPNISSHDLPYIIEYCEKSLAGKVTKEFEGEFVKKLNNEEVKELFLAANYLNIKKLLEFLSQVIADRIANKSVEYVRRYFGIENDYTPEEEAKLREELAWTFTGVDPDDEDEN is encoded by the coding sequence ATGGCAGAAGAAATTTCATCAGAGTTGAACTCACTCTCAATCTCCGAAACTGCACCATCATCATCTGCAACGATCTCTCTCGTTTCCGCAGATGACATTGTTTTCAAAGTCCAGCCATCCATTGCAAAGGAGATGGAAACCGTCCAGTCCTTCATCGACGAAGCCGACGGCCAAATCACAACTATTCCTCTCCCCAACATCTCCAGCCACGACCTTCCCTACATAATCGAATACTGCGAGAAGAGCCTCGCCGGAAAAGTCACAAAGGAGTTCGAAGGCGAGTTCGTGAAGAAGCTGAATAATGAAGAGGTGAAAGAGCTTTTCCTTGCTGCAAATTATTTGAACATTAAAAAGCTTCTGGAGTTTCTGAGCCAGGTTATTGCGGATCGAATTGCGAACAAGAGTGTGGAATATGTCCGAAGGTATTTTGGAATTGAGAATGATTATACGCCGGAGGAAGAGGCTAAGCTTCGTGAAGAACTGGCTTGGACTTTTACCGGAGTTGATCCAGATGATGAAGATGAGAATTAG
- the LOC131631736 gene encoding SKP1-like protein 14, whose protein sequence is MAQEASSSKSSPSSKMISLTTADNVVFEIDGTIAKQMKVVQAFIEEDDGVSTIPLPNVFSKDLSLTIEFCKKDIAGEITKDFEASFVKDLDNEELKVLFLAANYLNVNRLFEFLSLTIAKRLENKSVEYAREYFGVENDFTPEEEARVREERAWTFQGLDEDEV, encoded by the coding sequence ATGGCCCAAGAAGCATCATCCTCAAAATCTTCACCATCTTCTAAGATGATCTCATTAACAACAGCTGACAATGTTGTGTTTGAGATAGATGGCACTATAGCAAAGCAGATGAAAGTTGTGCAAGCTTTCATCGAAGAAGATGATGGAGTTTCAACAATTCCCCTGCCaaatgtcttcagcaaagatctCTCTTTGACAATCGAATTCTGTAAGAAGGACATCGCTGGAGAGATCACAAAGGATTTTGAAGCTAGCTTTGTAAAAGATCTTGACAACGAGGAGTTGAAGGTCCTATTCCTTGCAGCAAACTACTTGAACGTGAATAGGCTTTTCGAATTTCTAAGTCTGACCATCGCAAAACGACTCGAGAATAAGAGCGTAGAGTACGCGCGTGAGTATTTTGGGGTCGAAAATGATTTCACGCCCGAAGAAGAGGCTAGGGTCCGAGAAGAGCGTGCTTGGACTTTTCAGGGACTTGATGAAGACGAGGTTtga